One Triticum dicoccoides isolate Atlit2015 ecotype Zavitan chromosome 3B, WEW_v2.0, whole genome shotgun sequence genomic window, CTGATGATGGTTGATACACTCCTACTCAATAATCACAGATGGGGAAGTAAAGCTTTGATGACCACGGGAAGATTAGCACGTGAGCTACCTTTTGGTATCTAACTCAACATCACCTATGCACAGCACAAGCAGTAAAGTAGGCCATTGGCATGTCCCTAACCATACCTTTTGTTTGCGTAAATGTGAACAGACAGCAAACCCAGAATAACAAAATACGAAGTGTTTGCAGAAAAATGTGTAAATGTAGCAAACTCGGAGTAACATCATATAAAGTGTTTGCCTTCGGAGTAGCATGATAGCATCGCAACCCAGCTGAATGTCTTTGAACAGATAACAATCAAACTCAACACATTCTGCGCAACTTTTGATGACACACTTTGGATTAAAGAACAGAATATGCTTAGTAACTTACTGTAGAAACAAGTACTGCATGTGATGCATGTCTATGTGCATTATGTTTTAATTTGTTCAAAAGTAGAAGCTACATGTCCACTCGTCCAGGTTTGAAGCTACAAATCTAAAAGGTGAAACTATAAGTTAGTGAAATAGCGTGttctttactccctccgtcccgaaatgtaagacgttttttgagacTGTGATAGCATCAAAAAgtgtcttatattttgggacagagggagtagataaTAACTAAACTGTGTGCAGTAGAATGAATGTCTGATAATAAACAACCAGTGTTTGTCATGAAAACTTCAAGTTCTATTAAAACAACTGCAAGGCTTTTTTTAGCCTAAATATAGGATGCTGCCTACTGAATTCACAAAAGCTGGAGCCCAACTAGGCTTCCTTAAAGGTCCGTAAAGGAGCAGACAATGTGTTAAACTACACAAAAAAAGGTCAACTTCTACAGTTCTAAAATTGCCACAAAATAAATCAAGGCTACGGTGACAGATGTACATAGTACTGAACCCATGACACTTTGCGTAACAAAATTGTGAAGCAATAGATCTTCAGAAGGTGCTAAGAGGAGTTGCATAGAGTGGATCGATCCAACACAACGCACACTAATTAATAAGAATATCTGCAGGCATGTATAAATGGTTCGactatgaagaagaagaagaacacagcCTTCTAAATGCCCTGTGCAGTTCAGTTTTACTGAATCATTGGAAATAGATAGAGACACAAGAGGTACCGAGCATTTAAAGGGAAGGTACTGAATCTCCGCGCTATTAACTAATCTATATATCAAGAGAAAGCACGCGACGAATCACGCAACCATGAGAGGAAACAGAGCAATGTCTCCAATTCACCAACTCTTTGCTAATAACCAACCAATTCCATCGAGAGGTAGCAGCTACACCATATACTTAATAACAATTCGGTAGCAAAATGGCTATAGGGCTAAAACAATAACAAATCGGCAAGCATTCGGGTTGGGGGAACTCTCATGCTATCATGTCGTTTTTTCCCCCACCCTCATCACTCTAAAATACTTACTATCGCTCTCAACATTACCCTCATTCATCACACTCGGCAGCAGAGCTCAGACGTTGCAGTGGAGGCAGTCGCATGACCTGGGCGTGAAGGAGCAGAATCCGAAGGGGCGGTTGGGGATGTTGCAGTTGATGGCGTAGCAGCACGGGGAGAGGACGCAGACGCCCCTGGGCCCGCCGCAGCAGGTGCAGGGCGCGCAGAGCTGGAAGCTCCCCAGCCGCCGCCGCGTCTCGTTCAGCACCACCCCGCTGAACCCCGACCCCCCAGCCGGGGCCATCGGCACCATGCGCACCGCCGCCTGCTCGGACCCCGCTCCCGCCGCATCCGGCACCTCCTGCGCGCGCGTAGAGCAGACAGGCAATGTCAGGGCCAAGATTCGCGGAATTGGGCGggacaagaggaagaggaaggcttaccGGTGAAGAGTGGGCGgccgcggcgaggaggaggaggaggaggaagagcagctTGGGCATGGAGGCGGGCATCCTCGGTCGGTCGCCGGCCGGAGCGGGGATTTGGACTGTGCAGCGGGCGGGGAGGGCTGGGCTGGGGTGGGGAGTGAGGTCCTCTTCGGGGGAAGTGGCAGTAGCCGACGACGGACGACTTGGGATGGATGGCGAGATCTCGTCTCGTAGAAAGGCAGAGGCTACGGTAGTACACTCGGTGGCTGCCGTCACGCCCGTCGTCACCCCGTCGCCCGCCGGGTGGGCGCCGCACCGAGTGGACGCTGGTAGAAAACACGAGTGGCAGTAGTAAATAATACGCACATGATGTGCCGGTGCCGGCCCGTGTTGAAATCGCGCGCCCCCCGTCGACTTCGGCGCGTTCATACTCACTCGAGATCTTCGAGTGCCTATGATAATTGCTCCTGATCCGCCTGCCTAGGAATAGGATCTCGATGTGGACGAGGCTGATGGGTCACTGGGATGGCTGGCGGTGCTCGCGTCGTTGGCAGATGATGATTCTGTTTTCAATCCTGTTTGTTACAGGGAGATCGATCTTGCAAGAGCCTAGGACAAATTGACACTGTTGTTAAACCTGGACGGGCGGACGGACGGGCACCGGATCATCAGTCATCAGTCAGGAAATAAAAATCAGGCTTCTTCTGTTTGGAAAATTGTAGTACTGTCTAGTAGATCATTATCACAAGGGTCAAGAAGAAGAATGAAATTTGTGCGGCAGCTTTGAGAGGAAGTGCCGTATGGTTAGGACGATTCCACTGCTACTACTTACAAAAGAGAAGGTGGATGAGACCGACGATCGTGAGATGGAGGGCAATTCGGTTGCCACCACAATTTGGGGCAGGCATTTATGCGACACCCCCGCAACAAGAAAAGTGGTTGGACCAGGTTCGGCGCCTTATCATCATCATCGCCCCCCGCATTTAACCTGGGTCGTTGGGGGGACGGCCGGTTGCCTCACAAAACTTTCTCGGCAACAAGATGATGACGGCGATGCCACAACCGAATTCCGCGGCAAGTTTTGCTCTGCACCTCATTTTACCTCTACCCCCCTTCGCCCTGAGGTCAACAACGCCCAACCAGCACAGCACCCACTAACCAATGCCACTCAGCTTAGATCAACTACTAAATGCATGATGCAAACATATGATCCGCAGTAAAGAAAGAAAAGGATCACCTCTGTCAGGAAACCACTGATGAAGCAATGCCAACATTTCAACACTGCATTCAAGCATTATTTCATTCGGTAGCAAATGGCTTCTCCATCCATCCAAACACTGACCCGCATTAACAAAAATAACAACTGTACATCTCTGGTAGCAAACTCGATTTTTACAGAACTTGATTCCGGGGAGTTAGGGGGGAGAACA contains:
- the LOC119278116 gene encoding uncharacterized protein LOC119278116, whose amino-acid sequence is MPASMPKLLFLLLLLLAAAAHSSPEVPDAAGAGSEQAAVRMVPMAPAGGSGFSGVVLNETRRRLGSFQLCAPCTCCGGPRGVCVLSPCCYAINCNIPNRPFGFCSFTPRSCDCLHCNV